The Vidua chalybeata isolate OUT-0048 chromosome 21, bVidCha1 merged haplotype, whole genome shotgun sequence genome contains a region encoding:
- the GBGT1 gene encoding globoside alpha-1,3-N-acetylgalactosaminyltransferase 1, translating to MISRKVLLGSLVCLGAVAAVIWAVAGSGKVHYLPYYLPCPEIFSMKLQYTEEKLIQLFPQLFYQQPRVLAPKRQDVLTVTPWLAPIVWEGTFDPEILDSAYRPLNLTIGVTAFAVGKYSRFARRFLDSAEQHFMRGYRVNYYIFTDSPASIPQIQLQPGRRLVTVPMQKFSSWQEISMRRMEAINQHVAKESHGEVHYLFCLDIDMVFHSPWGPETLGDTVAAIHPGYFDVPREQFPYERRSSSAAFIPKGEGDFYYGGAVFGGLVKKVYEFTKMCHMTILADKANGIMAAWQEESHLNRHFLSHKPSKLLSPEYIWDDRKPKPPEIRLIRFSTVNKNYKEVRN from the exons ATGATTTCCAGGAAAGTGCTGCTGGGATCTCTTGTCTGCCTGGGTGCTGTTGCTGCAGTTATCTG GGCTGTAGCTGGGAGTGGAAAAGTGCACTACCTGCCTTACTACCTTCCCTGCCCTGAAATCTT CTCCATGAAACTCCAATATACAGAAGAGAAGCTAATCCAGCTTTTCCCCCA attattttatCAGCAGCCAAGAGTGCTGGCGCCAAA gCGCCAGGATGTGCTGACAGTCACACCATGGCTGGCCCCCATCGTCTGGGAAGGGACTTTTGATCCTGAGATCCTGGACAGTGCCTACAGACCCCTGAACCTCACCATAGGGGTGACAGCCTTTGCTGTTGGAAA GTACTCGAGGTTCGCGCGTCGCTTCCTGGACTCGGCGGAGCAGCACTTCATGCGGGGCTACCGGGTGAACTATTACATCTTCACAGACAGCCCCGCCAGCATCCCCCAGATCCAGCTGCAGCCGGGGCGCAGGCTTGTCACCGTCCCCATGCAGAAATTCTCCAGCTGGCAGGAGATCTCCATGCGCAGGATGGAGGCCATCAACCAGCACGTGGCCAAGGAGAGCCATGGCGAGGTGCACTACCTCTTCTGCCTGGACATCGACATGGTGTtccacagcccctggggccCCGAGACCCTGGGGGACACGGTGGCAGCCATCCACCCCGGCTACTTCGATGTCCCACGAGAGCAGTTCCCGTATGAGAGGAGGAGCTCCTCAGCAGCCTTCATCCCTAAGGGAGAAGGGGATTTCTACTACGGAGGGGCCGTGTTTGGAGGCTTGGTCAAGAAAGTCTATGAGTTCACCAAGATGTGCCACATGACCATCCTGGCAGACAAAGCCAACGGGATcatggcagcctggcaggaggagAGTCACCTCAACAGGCACTTCTTGTCACACAAACCCTCCAAGCTGCTTTCTCCAGAGTACATATGGGATGACAGGAAGCCCAAGCCCCCCGAAATCCGCCTCATTCGTTTTTCCACAGTGAATAAGAACTACAAAGAGGTCCGAAACTGA